A genomic region of Bacteroidia bacterium contains the following coding sequences:
- a CDS encoding SpoIIE family protein phosphatase, whose protein sequence is MSLLRLTLLFLLLIPGRILSQRQNFTIFSIDEGIPQSQVHCILQDKQGYIWFGTDGGGASRYDGKRFRTFTMADGLCNDLVYDMAADTGTGIWLATAKGVSRIHKGKPVPVPAELNVLADLMIRSVAAEPGGKVWFGTSKGLFFFSSGKVTPVNELEGLVISSLYLHSNGMLYAGTTTKGFFEISPGLKISNRTTENGLPHSAVHAFMEWNGELLIGTERGMCKMNPGGEITVIHAPLPPEVKMIVRDLLPSVKGGYWVATLDFGIHYVQNGVWTKYGRAEGLGVDGHFCVTEDHEGNLWVGTDGNGAARLGKQLFTSYGKEQGMSSEMILSILKTSGGEWWYGNQEGVTRFDGTKYTHYGKKEGLTDEKVWSVTEDQKGDIWITTYGSGIFIYNGSGFRKLDEKAGLSSNNVRAVFHDSKERVWIATANGLNLIRGKNIQHFFKPQGTGTDRFLRVYESEKGDIWVGTSGGGILKVKEDGDSIRFERYSAAEGLADDVVLTITEDKNGRIWTGNFGGISCVDPVKKEVRKITRMEGLSSNTVYAIAFINDSLLLVGTNNGIDKLNIREWEKSGKVHTVHYGKAEGFFGVECNTASVWKEHNGNIWFGSIKGLFRYDPSKDKMNTTPPLLRLGGIRLFFREEDLTEFGETGYNELLPGSPEFPYSKNHLTFEMSALSYQKSSGILFSYRVEGIDKDWSLPSTDATVTYSNLPPGKFEFQFRACNGDGVWSEDFLSYSFTLTPPFWKTWWFTGSLLLFLAFTIWLFITLRLKRMKAVQLYLEQQVSLKTRELREEKELVEKQNVLIGKKNKDITSSIHYARRIQESILPNPERLNDLIPEAFIFFRPKDIVSGDFYWFTTQNGCTLIAAVDCTGHGVPGAFMSLIGNNLLNHIANDLKINDPKALLEKLHQGVVNSLKKNEIESDTVDGMDVSLCVVHHKEKKLEYAATGRPLFYFRNGKGEKLKIGKQPVGLVTKKAPVFEKAELELKTGDTFYILTDGFCDQFGGPDEEKFMEGRCQELLQSIQNTPLADQKRALEKAWTSWKGELPQIDDILVIGCRMP, encoded by the coding sequence ATGTCTCTTCTGCGGCTGACGCTCCTGTTCCTGCTGCTGATTCCGGGTAGAATTCTGTCCCAGAGACAAAATTTCACCATTTTTTCCATTGATGAAGGAATTCCTCAATCACAGGTCCATTGCATTCTGCAGGATAAACAGGGTTATATCTGGTTCGGTACAGACGGAGGCGGTGCGAGCCGGTACGACGGGAAGCGTTTCCGGACCTTCACGATGGCGGATGGCTTGTGTAACGATCTTGTATATGACATGGCCGCTGATACAGGAACCGGCATCTGGCTTGCCACTGCCAAAGGCGTTAGCCGGATTCACAAGGGAAAACCCGTGCCGGTGCCTGCTGAATTAAACGTTCTTGCTGATCTCATGATCCGCAGCGTAGCAGCAGAACCCGGTGGAAAAGTCTGGTTCGGAACCAGTAAAGGACTTTTCTTTTTCTCCTCCGGTAAAGTAACGCCGGTCAACGAACTGGAAGGGTTGGTGATATCCAGCCTTTACCTGCATTCGAATGGCATGCTCTATGCCGGTACAACAACCAAAGGATTTTTCGAAATAAGTCCCGGTCTTAAAATCAGCAACCGGACCACCGAAAATGGCTTACCGCATTCCGCCGTTCATGCATTCATGGAATGGAACGGTGAACTGCTGATTGGTACCGAAAGAGGAATGTGTAAAATGAATCCCGGCGGTGAAATCACCGTCATTCATGCGCCCCTGCCCCCGGAAGTAAAAATGATTGTGCGTGATCTTCTTCCTTCGGTGAAGGGCGGATACTGGGTAGCTACCCTGGATTTCGGTATTCATTATGTGCAGAACGGTGTTTGGACTAAGTACGGGAGGGCAGAAGGATTGGGAGTGGACGGCCATTTCTGCGTAACGGAAGATCACGAGGGAAATCTCTGGGTTGGGACAGACGGTAACGGTGCTGCCCGGCTGGGCAAACAGCTGTTCACCTCCTACGGGAAAGAACAAGGGATGAGTTCAGAGATGATCCTCTCCATTCTGAAAACTTCCGGCGGAGAATGGTGGTACGGAAACCAGGAAGGCGTAACACGATTCGACGGAACAAAGTATACACACTACGGCAAGAAGGAAGGCCTGACGGACGAAAAAGTATGGTCCGTTACAGAAGATCAGAAAGGAGACATCTGGATCACCACCTATGGCAGCGGAATTTTCATTTACAACGGCTCAGGTTTCCGCAAACTGGATGAGAAAGCAGGACTAAGTTCCAATAATGTGAGAGCTGTTTTTCATGATTCAAAAGAGCGTGTGTGGATTGCTACTGCCAACGGACTGAACCTGATAAGGGGAAAAAACATTCAGCATTTTTTCAAACCGCAGGGAACGGGTACCGATCGTTTCCTCAGAGTGTACGAATCGGAAAAGGGTGATATCTGGGTGGGAACTTCCGGGGGTGGGATTTTAAAAGTGAAGGAAGACGGAGACAGCATCCGCTTCGAAAGGTACTCCGCCGCCGAAGGTCTGGCAGACGACGTGGTACTGACTATTACGGAGGATAAAAACGGCCGCATCTGGACAGGAAATTTCGGAGGAATCAGTTGTGTTGATCCTGTGAAGAAAGAAGTAAGAAAAATCACACGGATGGAAGGACTTTCTTCCAATACCGTTTATGCCATTGCATTCATCAATGATTCTTTGCTGCTGGTGGGAACCAATAATGGCATTGATAAACTGAATATAAGAGAATGGGAAAAATCAGGTAAAGTTCACACCGTACATTACGGGAAGGCAGAAGGTTTTTTTGGCGTGGAATGCAATACGGCATCCGTATGGAAAGAACACAACGGAAATATATGGTTTGGAAGCATCAAAGGATTGTTCCGTTATGATCCGTCAAAGGATAAAATGAACACGACGCCTCCCCTGCTCCGGCTGGGCGGTATCCGGCTGTTTTTCCGGGAGGAAGATCTAACTGAATTCGGCGAAACAGGTTACAATGAACTTCTTCCCGGATCACCTGAATTTCCGTATAGTAAAAATCATCTGACATTTGAAATGTCCGCGCTGAGCTATCAGAAATCCTCCGGCATACTTTTCTCCTATCGCGTTGAAGGAATTGATAAAGACTGGTCACTGCCTTCCACGGACGCCACAGTTACCTATTCCAATCTGCCGCCCGGAAAATTCGAATTTCAGTTCAGGGCCTGCAACGGAGACGGTGTGTGGTCTGAAGATTTTCTGTCGTACTCATTTACGCTAACTCCGCCGTTCTGGAAGACCTGGTGGTTCACCGGCAGCCTGCTCCTCTTTCTGGCCTTTACCATATGGCTTTTTATTACCCTGCGCTTAAAACGTATGAAAGCAGTGCAGCTGTATCTTGAACAACAGGTGAGTCTGAAAACGCGGGAGCTCCGGGAAGAAAAAGAACTGGTGGAGAAACAAAATGTGCTCATCGGAAAAAAAAACAAGGACATTACTTCATCCATTCACTACGCCCGGCGCATCCAGGAATCCATTCTGCCGAACCCGGAACGACTCAATGATCTTATTCCGGAAGCCTTTATCTTCTTTCGTCCTAAAGATATTGTCAGCGGGGATTTTTACTGGTTCACCACACAAAACGGCTGCACCCTCATTGCCGCGGTAGATTGCACAGGTCACGGAGTTCCCGGTGCATTTATGTCGCTCATCGGAAATAATCTTTTGAACCATATCGCAAATGATCTGAAGATCAACGATCCCAAAGCGCTGCTTGAAAAACTCCACCAGGGAGTAGTGAACAGCCTGAAAAAAAATGAGATCGAAAGCGATACCGTAGATGGAATGGATGTAAGTCTGTGTGTGGTTCATCACAAAGAAAAAAAACTGGAATACGCCGCTACAGGAAGACCGCTCTTTTATTTCCGGAACGGAAAAGGTGAA
- a CDS encoding DUF1987 domain-containing protein: MDPLRIEATADTPAVTLDSTGGVFELSGKSYPEDTREFYGSILAWIDLYVSDPNPQTIFVFKLKYFNSSSYKPIFDMLNKLSTLSGKNKTVQIQWYYKTGDEDIKEAGEEFEELSGLSFSYHTF; the protein is encoded by the coding sequence ATGGATCCACTGAGGATCGAAGCCACGGCCGACACGCCCGCGGTGACGCTGGATTCAACAGGAGGCGTGTTCGAACTATCCGGAAAATCATACCCGGAAGACACCCGCGAATTCTATGGAAGTATTCTCGCCTGGATTGATCTGTATGTTTCTGATCCGAATCCGCAGACAATTTTCGTTTTTAAACTGAAATATTTCAATTCCTCATCGTATAAACCGATCTTCGATATGCTGAACAAACTTTCCACCCTCAGCGGAAAAAACAAAACTGTTCAGATCCAATGGTACTATAAAACCGGCGACGAGGATATAAAAGAAGCCGGTGAGGAATTTGAGGAGCTCTCCGGTTTGTCCTTCTCTTACCATACTTTTTAG
- a CDS encoding TIGR00730 family Rossman fold protein: MNPRRKHDEQVFFEGPNTRSWELGFVFRVCMQFLRGFRKFHFLNPCVTVFGSARFREGDVYYAMARNAGAELARAGFTVMTGGGPGIMEAANRGAQEAGGKSVGCNIVLPMEQKPNPYLDRWVSIDFFFVRKVLLSKYSFAFVVLPGGYGTLDEFFEALTLIQTGKMKRFPVVLMGRDYHRELQEHLLFMKEQGTIDAADLELFLFTDDVLHMKEHIVQHTTERFQLRLKRKIRPITILGEK, translated from the coding sequence ATGAATCCGAGGCGGAAACACGACGAGCAGGTATTTTTTGAAGGTCCGAACACCAGAAGCTGGGAACTGGGATTTGTTTTCAGGGTGTGTATGCAGTTTTTGCGCGGGTTCCGGAAATTTCACTTTTTAAATCCATGCGTTACTGTCTTCGGTTCGGCCCGGTTCCGGGAGGGAGATGTCTATTATGCAATGGCAAGAAATGCGGGCGCAGAGCTGGCCCGGGCCGGTTTTACGGTAATGACAGGAGGAGGACCCGGAATCATGGAAGCGGCCAACAGAGGGGCGCAGGAAGCCGGCGGGAAGTCGGTGGGATGCAACATCGTTCTTCCGATGGAACAAAAACCGAATCCGTACCTCGACCGCTGGGTGAGCATTGATTTCTTTTTCGTTAGAAAGGTACTTCTCTCCAAATACTCCTTTGCCTTTGTGGTGCTGCCCGGCGGATACGGCACCCTCGATGAATTTTTTGAAGCCCTTACCCTGATACAAACCGGAAAAATGAAGCGCTTTCCCGTGGTGCTGATGGGAAGGGATTATCACAGAGAATTGCAGGAACATCTGCTCTTCATGAAGGAACAGGGAACCATCGATGCGGCAGATCTGGAACTGTTCCTCTTTACAGACGATGTACTGCACATGAAAGAGCATATTGTACAGCATACGACCGAACGATTTCAGCTTCGCCTGAAGCGAAAGATCAGGCCCATTACCATTCTCGGGGAGAAGTAA
- a CDS encoding immune inhibitor A: protein MLRYCIFLLFLPAALWSQQEVYSRVKVYTGANGTETLSSLGLELDHGVCKPGFWIINDFSATELDLIRSKGFQTEVIIPDVQAWYLENSQKVHSQTQSIGCTAPPTYPTPSNFTLGSMGGFFTYNEIISHLDNMYTLYPNLIKQKATLPYQTTQSRPLYWLKISDNPSVDENEPEILYTGVHHAREPASVAQLIMYMYYLLENYATDPEVQYLVDNSEMYFVPLVNPDGYMYNQTTNPNGGGMWRKNRRNNGDGTYGVDLNRNYGYNWGFDNNGSSPNTNSSTYRGPSAFSEPETQNLRDFCNQHQFRLCLNYHTYGNLMIYPWGYDANIYTPDSAQFTTYGDHLTTYNKYSYGTANQTVLYTANGVSDDWMYGEQSTKPKIFAFTPEAGLSDEGFWPPQSRIIDICKENIWQNLHACHLVLKYAYTTDDEPNYISATAGYLNYRIKRLGMDAPGTYTVTIVPLGPEITSVGPPKTYSSLGLLQEVSDSISYTLMGNLAGGQVFKYVIEVNNGAFTLRDTIVKRFGWSTIVFSNNGSNLTGFTNNGWGTTTQQFWSPGSSITDSPSGNYSNNAYETITTSSLNLSNAVTAQLSFYARWELETNFDWVQVKASSDGGNTWTPLCGKYTKTGNGYQDPGEPVYDAYVFGWKKETMPLDNFIGMNILIRFEINTDNGGSADGFYFDDVLVEKIVQSPTGTAEEPLQQTEQNMPNPADQYTFINFSGVTPGVPLLVYDITGRKVMEEPVPSGTGSIRLNTSVLQPGVYFYRLGNGPALRMSVVH, encoded by the coding sequence GGATTATCAACGATTTCTCAGCTACGGAGCTAGACCTGATCCGTTCCAAAGGATTTCAGACGGAAGTGATCATTCCGGATGTGCAGGCATGGTATCTTGAAAATTCACAAAAGGTACACAGCCAAACCCAGTCGATCGGATGCACTGCACCGCCTACCTATCCCACTCCATCGAACTTTACACTTGGCAGTATGGGAGGTTTTTTCACCTATAACGAGATTATTTCCCACCTGGATAATATGTACACCCTTTATCCGAATCTGATCAAGCAAAAGGCAACTTTACCTTACCAGACCACCCAAAGCCGGCCCCTTTACTGGCTGAAGATTTCCGATAACCCGTCGGTAGATGAAAATGAACCGGAGATTCTGTACACCGGGGTGCACCACGCCCGCGAACCTGCCTCAGTGGCACAGCTGATTATGTATATGTATTATCTGCTGGAAAACTATGCTACCGATCCGGAAGTACAGTACCTTGTTGATAACAGTGAAATGTATTTCGTGCCGCTGGTTAATCCCGACGGATACATGTACAACCAGACCACCAATCCAAACGGAGGCGGGATGTGGAGAAAGAACCGCCGGAACAACGGCGATGGTACTTACGGCGTAGACCTGAACAGAAATTATGGCTACAACTGGGGTTTTGATAACAACGGATCCTCACCTAATACAAACTCCAGTACTTACCGCGGTCCTTCCGCCTTTTCAGAACCCGAAACACAAAACCTGCGCGATTTCTGCAACCAGCATCAGTTCCGGCTTTGCCTGAACTACCACACCTACGGGAATCTCATGATCTATCCCTGGGGCTACGACGCCAATATCTACACTCCTGATTCGGCTCAGTTCACCACGTACGGAGATCACCTGACAACGTATAATAAATACAGCTACGGTACTGCGAATCAAACCGTGTTGTATACCGCTAACGGTGTTTCAGACGACTGGATGTACGGTGAACAATCTACCAAACCAAAGATTTTTGCATTTACTCCGGAAGCCGGGCTCAGCGACGAAGGCTTTTGGCCGCCGCAAAGCCGTATTATTGATATCTGCAAAGAAAATATCTGGCAGAACCTGCACGCCTGCCATCTCGTACTCAAATACGCTTACACCACAGACGATGAACCGAATTATATTTCCGCCACCGCCGGTTATCTGAATTACCGTATCAAGCGACTCGGAATGGATGCGCCCGGAACATATACCGTTACGATTGTTCCGCTCGGTCCGGAAATTACATCCGTTGGGCCTCCGAAAACATATTCTTCCCTCGGCCTTCTCCAGGAGGTCAGTGACTCCATCTCCTATACACTGATGGGAAACCTGGCGGGCGGACAAGTGTTTAAATATGTTATCGAGGTCAATAACGGTGCGTTTACCTTGCGGGATACCATTGTGAAGCGCTTCGGCTGGAGTACGATTGTTTTTTCCAACAACGGAAGCAATCTGACAGGTTTCACGAATAACGGATGGGGCACCACTACCCAGCAATTCTGGTCGCCCGGAAGTTCCATCACAGACTCTCCTTCCGGAAATTATTCCAATAACGCCTACGAAACCATCACCACCTCCAGTCTGAATCTCAGCAACGCTGTTACAGCACAACTCTCCTTTTATGCGCGGTGGGAACTGGAAACGAACTTCGACTGGGTACAGGTGAAAGCCAGTTCCGACGGAGGAAATACATGGACTCCCCTGTGCGGAAAATACACTAAAACCGGAAATGGATACCAGGATCCGGGCGAGCCTGTATATGATGCCTATGTGTTTGGCTGGAAAAAAGAAACCATGCCCCTTGACAACTTTATCGGAATGAACATACTTATACGTTTCGAGATCAACACCGACAACGGGGGCTCCGCCGACGGCTTCTACTTCGATGATGTTCTGGTGGAAAAAATCGTACAATCGCCTACCGGTACTGCAGAGGAACCCCTTCAGCAAACAGAGCAGAATATGCCGAATCCTGCAGACCAGTACACCTTTATTAACTTCAGCGGCGTTACGCCGGGAGTTCCTCTGCTGGTTTATGATATCACGGGAAGAAAAGTGATGGAAGAACCGGTTCCATCCGGCACAGGCAGCATCCGCCTAAATACTTCCGTGCTGCAACCCGGAGTGTATTTTTACCGTCTTGGAAACGGACCCGCACTGCGAATGAGCGTGGTTCACTGA